A segment of the Candidatus Poribacteria bacterium genome:
GGCAGCGGACGCGATTGCATCGCTGAAAGCCGATGGCTACACGAGCTGCGCCTTAGAAGTTACTGCGCAATCCATCCGTTACGATGAGATAGACTATCCAGACAAAATCTGTCTCATCGTAGGGCATGAGGACCACGGGGTAACGAAACGAACGCTTGCTGCCTGTGACATGATCATTTATCTTCCGATGTATGGCGCGGGTGCCTCATTGAACGTTCATGTCTCTCTCGGTATCGCCGCCTATCACATCCTGCATCAATTTTAATAGTTGGCATTTATCAGAAAAATAGTTGGCATTTATAGTAAAGTTTAGAATTAATAGGACATCCTGTGCCGGTTCGGTTAGGAAACCGAACCTACCGGGGGCGGAAAGTGTCCATTTATTTTTCGGATCCACTATAAGAGGTTTTCGTTAAACCCAAATCGCGTAGCCTGCAACAATACGCAGAAATACCCCGGGGAATGCCACATGGCATTCATACCCGGGGAAGCCCACACGGGCTTCATACCGTTGATTCTGATTCGCAAAAACACGCAGGCGGATATGAGAAACGCACATCAAATTCCAAACGCATGTCATTTCTCCGCAAGGAATAATTAAAAAATGTCGAAAACGATGCGAGCGATTATGTGTCGCGAACCGTGGGATTACCGCCTCGAAGAGGTCCCACTGCCGGAGGCAGGGCCCGGTGAAGTCGTCATTAAGGTGAACGCATGCGGCGTTTGCGCGAGCGACATCAAATGTTATACAGGCGCGCCGCTTTTCTGGGGCGACGAACACCGCGAACCATACGTGGAAGCACCCGTTATTGCCGGACACGAATTCATCGGTGAAGTCGTAGAACTCGGTCCAGGGGCAGGTGAGAAATATAAGCTTGAAATCGGTGATACGGCTATCGCAGAGCAGATAGTCCCGTGTTGGGAGTGTCGATATTGTCGAACCGGGAAGTATTGGCTTTGCCAAGTCCACAACATTTACGGGTTTCAACCTGTTGTGAACGGTGGTATGGCGGACTATATGAAGTTTCCGGCACGCTCACTTGTCTACAAAGTCCCTTCCGATATTCCGACGGCGAGTGCTGCGGTGATCGAACCCCTCGCTTGTTCTATTCATGCCGTGCAAAGAGGAAACATTGAGTTCGGTGATGTCGTCGTGGTTGCGGGTGCGGGGACTCTCGGACTGGGTATGATCGGCGCAGCGAAGTTGAAAAATCCAGGGGTGCTTATCGCTATTGACCTGATGCCGAAACGGTTAGAGGTCGCCAAAAAGTTGGGAGCAGATATCGGGATCAATCCCTCGGAAACAGATGCTGTGCAAGAGGTATTAGACCTCACAGAAGGCTACGGGTGCGATGTCTATATTGAGGCAACGGGACATCCCAAAGCGGTTGAGCAGGGACTGCACATGATTCGGAAGGCGGGCACCTTCGTCGAATTCAGTGTCATGCGGGAACCGGTGACAGTGGACTGGACGATCATTGGGGACACAAAGGAGTTGAACATCCACGGTTCACACTTAGGTCCGTATGCGTATCCATTAGCGATCGATTACATCCATCGCGGTCTCATCGAGGTCGAGCACATTGTGACGCATCAACTGCCGTTGGAGGACTATCTTACGGGATTCGAGATGGTCCAAGAAGGGTCGGATTCGATTAAGGTGCAGTTGGTACCGTGAGGATAAGAACAAATGGAAATTACCGAAATTGAATCTATTCCATTGCGTGTGCCTTACGAGGAACGGATTCGTAAGAGATACTACCACTTCGCGATGACGGAGTTAGTCACGGTCTATAAATTTTATACCGACACCGGTCTCGTCGGTCTCGGAGAGAACCCAGGACCGCCGTTTGATCAGGAGGTGCTGGACACCTATCTCGGCACGAACCCGTTCGATCATGTCATGGGTGAGGGTCGTTTTAATCTTGACATGGCGTGTTACGATCTGATGGGGAAACATCTCGGTCTGCCAGCATGGAAGTTGATGGGTCAACAGGTTCGGGAGTGGGTTGCGATGGGGTGGTGGATGCCGTGTATGTCGCCTGAAGACACGGCTGCTGAGGTTCAAGTCGCTGCTGAACGTGGATACCGAGGTTTGAAGTGTAAGGCACGCGCCTTTTATGATGTCGTTGAGCAGTCAGCTGCGATCCAAGAGGTTGCGCCTCCCGACTTTCGCGTGGAGTTCGACTTCAACGGCTCGTTAATCAACGTTGAGAAGGCACTCCCCATCCTACGAGAACTGGAGAAAATTTCGGTTGTTAAGGGTCTCGAAGAACCGATTTTCGCTTACGACGTGGAGGGCTGGCGACGGCTGCATCAAGAGATTCGGATTCCGTTCTATCTACATGGTGTTGGTGTTATCCGGGAGGGTGCTTCACGTCAACCCTCTGGTCCGTGGATTGGGCTTCGAGCGGGCGATTTTGACGGTGCGCTGTGTAGCCATGAAAGCGTCAAAAGTGCACTGGCATCGGGGTGGGCTTTCGCTGCTGCGAATACACCGATCCTACTCCAGTATGTCGGTACTGGCATTACAGCGGCATTTGCGTGTCATCTGGGAGCCGTGATTCCAACAGCGACCCTGCCGGGAGTCACTGCAAGCCACGCTTATGAAAGCGACTTAATTGTTACACCGCACAAAGTTCAGCGCGGATTTATGCAGGTGCCAGAGGGTCCCGGTCTCGGTGTGGTATTAGATGAAGCTGCTGTGAAACGGTATTCCGAAACGCCTGAACCTACATGGAAACGACACATCTCTGTTGTCACCTTACCCGGTGGCATAAAGCATTACTACCGAAACCTACAACAGGCGGAACGCCTCATGAAACAGGGCGTGGACGAATCTTATGCACCCGGGGTGCGTTTGGATGAATGGGAAGATGACGGTAGTGAAGGCTTTGACCAACGCTTTAAGCAGTTACAGGAGAACGATTGGCCCGTGTGGGAAACTCCTATCACTTAGAAGTCAGTATTCTGCTGAGCAGTTGAGAACGATTCATAATTTGGGTTTGTAGTCGCGCAATGGTATAAGTCGCGTGTGGACTTGCGGGACAATACGCGTTTAGGCAGTGGGACGGGCGATGAAGGGTTCCCTACTGAGGGGATTTACTATATAGTAAAACCCATAATTAATGGGACATTTGACAGCGGGCGAGGGGACCTCGCCCCTACGAGGTGAGGCAGGCATGTCGGAGCGTTAAAATGTCTTTTTAATTCTAAACTTTACTATAAATACGCACAGACTAACAGTCTATGCTACGGAAGAAGGAGTAAAATACTATGATGACCCCTGAACAACGGTATCTTTTCGATGTCACCGGATACCTTCACTTAGAGAACGTCATGACGGACGAAGAACTGAAAGCGGCACAAGCAGCAGCGAATGAATACATCAATACCCCTACCGAAGAACTTCCACCCGGATTTGATTCCAGCGAAAAAAATCTCCCAAACGGCTTTGCCTTCGCGAAACCCTTAGAGGCACTCACGATGCACCGATCGACGTGGCCTATTATCAAAGAACTGACGAATAACAAACCGCAATTGATGCGTGGCACCATGATTGCGGATCGGGCGGGTGCGTCGGAGTCGGAAGAAGGCCTCCGCTTGCATTGTGCGCGAGAAGATTTTGGATGGCACTGCAACCGTTATGAGGTCCGAAATGGTCGAATCTTTTGTGACGATTTTGTCGTTTTTCCTTACCTCTATGATGTGCATCCGGGGGATGGTGGGTTGTTAGTCGTTCCCGGCACACACAAGACCTTTTTCGATCGTCCTGAACACCTCTACAACAACGGGAGGATTAAGGATGCCGATGAGATTCCAGAAGGGGTTGTTAACATCACGCCGAAGGCAGGGGATTTCGTGATTATCTCTGAGCTCCTGACGCACGGTGCGCTGCCGTGGAAACCGAAAGATCGGTATCGTTGTGTCCTGACCTTACGCTACAGACCGCAGCATCGCGGCGAGAGTCGGGTGCCGCCAGAGGTTAGAACACGATTGTCGCCGGAAACCCTGGAACTCATCTCCCAGGCAGGGCACTATGACACGAAAGAGATCGTTAAAAAGGACGTAATCACCTTGACGTAATCGGGGTTACAAACCCCTACCACATTGGGGTTACAATCCCTCCCCCAAATGCGTTATCGGTTGTTGGAGTTGTGTTGACGGTTCTCACGTCGATCGCTCACTTCAATCAGTTTGTCAACCGTCTCCGAGTCCAGCACATTTCGGATGATGAGGTAGCCTTTATCGTCAAAGTGCTGTATGTCCTCATTGGAGAGTGGGTGCCAATCTAAATCGGTTAATGCTTCGCTTGTGTGTGCCATTACCGTTTCCTCTTATATTTTGGTGTCAGAATACGGGATCAATTAACTTATGAAAAAGGACAGTAGGGCTCCGTGAGATTTTTAGAAAAATCTCGGGACGATTATGCAGTTGTCCCATGGATTGGAAAGGTTGTGTTCTACGCTTGCTCCTGTTAAAGTTAAGTTCTACAATACTAACAAACCGGTACTGATAACCATTAAGAAAGTCATCCGATGCCCAAAACGATTTTCCTATGCATTGGCAGTAAGTAATAAAGCAATATGCCCCTTTTAATTGTTGGACAACGTGGGAAGCCAATTTAGCGTCCATTTCCTGCGTCTCGATGCAGATAATCCACTTTCTTCCACGCTCATCGTTGGATACAATCACAAAATCAGCCCGTTTGCGTTCGCCCTTCGTTCCATTGAAAACAGTAAGAGGATTCTCAAAATCTTCTGCCCTGATCACAATAGAGTGAGGAGGAATCCCTTTTATTTCGACAGTCGCACCGGATTGCAAATCGGTTAATTGCACAGAAGGTCTTCCCTGACCCGGTTGTAAGGTAACTTGGATATTGGGGGTGAGCATTTCCCTCAGTATCTGAATATCATTCACAAAGTCTACTCTTCCCCCCAGACAATTTCGTCCTGAATCCTGTTCATATCATCAATCGTCTTATCAAAGCTGCTGACTCCAATGCCAAATCTTGGATGAATTTTAGCAGGAACGAGCGTATGCCCCCTTCTCCGTCTCTTTTGCCCTTCTTCCAATGGCATCAGTTTTTCTTCCGCTACGTATACTTTGACTTGATCGGCGTTAATCAATTCACTTTCCTGATAACCGTTTTCTTCGGCGACTCTTTTCAGGTGTGGCTTGTCGTGATTGAGCATGATCAGTGTGTTCAGTTCTTTGACGATGTAATCGCTGTGGGTAGTGATGAAGACTTTAACACCCAAATTCACGAGCCTCGCAAAGAGTCTGGCGATGCGGCGTTGATTTTCCGGATGGAGACTTAATTCGGGTTCGTCTATCATCAGCAGATCACCTTTTTCGGCAATACAATTGAGATAAAAGCTGAGGTCTAAGAGTGAACGCACGGCACTTGAACTTTCCACCATTGTTAATTTGAGTCGTGTGCCTTTCGGAATATAGTAGAGTTGGTCGTTTTGTGTAATGGTGTATTCGCCCCCGATAATATCTACAAAGTCTTCCAAAATTTCGGGATGCTCTTTGGCAATGAAACTTTTGCTTTTGGCAATATCTTCAAGTTGACCCATAAAGTCGACATCGGTTCCTATTGACGATGGGTAACTTTGATACGCCTTGGATAGCAATCCCCGCAAGTCCGTCTGTTGATCTGCTCGTGCCATGTCTTTCAGCAGTTGACTCCGAGCAAAATTAAGTTCTTTCCGAAAAGTCGAGATGCCGGTACGCTCAGCTGAAGATATAAAAGGTCTGGGTAAAGAACCAGAGAAAATATGCTCGATAATAACAAAATCAATAAAACTTTTTACACTATCGGTATCAATTTTTTTTTCTTCTTGTTTTTTTGTTGTTCTTGAAGTAAGTATTGCTGCTTCGCTTCCCTTGCCCTTTGAAAATAGGAAAGATTGGAGGCCTGTGAATAGGCTGTTGAATTGTTTACCTTGTATGTCAATCTCATCTGTCATGAAGTAGAATTCACTCTTCTGAAACGTCCCTTCAGGTGCCGCAAAAATTGTATCCAGTTGCTCGGTGTATTTCCTGCATGCTTCTGTAAGTAGGTCATCAGTTGCTGGCACCAATTCAATCTTAACCTGTTTTGTAAGTGCTCGCTGGATTTGGGCATCGCTAATTGGGAAACGGATGAATTGATGCCA
Coding sequences within it:
- a CDS encoding RNA methyltransferase — translated: MKKQLRGKPLKDFLKQVKPPERELVFILQDVQDPVNVGSAFRIADACRVKELILTGISAQPPHPLVRKVARGKHRRVKWRYTEQAADAIASLKADGYTSCALEVTAQSIRYDEIDYPDKICLIVGHEDHGVTKRTLAACDMIIYLPMYGAGASLNVHVSLGIAAYHILHQF
- a CDS encoding alcohol dehydrogenase catalytic domain-containing protein produces the protein MSKTMRAIMCREPWDYRLEEVPLPEAGPGEVVIKVNACGVCASDIKCYTGAPLFWGDEHREPYVEAPVIAGHEFIGEVVELGPGAGEKYKLEIGDTAIAEQIVPCWECRYCRTGKYWLCQVHNIYGFQPVVNGGMADYMKFPARSLVYKVPSDIPTASAAVIEPLACSIHAVQRGNIEFGDVVVVAGAGTLGLGMIGAAKLKNPGVLIAIDLMPKRLEVAKKLGADIGINPSETDAVQEVLDLTEGYGCDVYIEATGHPKAVEQGLHMIRKAGTFVEFSVMREPVTVDWTIIGDTKELNIHGSHLGPYAYPLAIDYIHRGLIEVEHIVTHQLPLEDYLTGFEMVQEGSDSIKVQLVP
- a CDS encoding phytanoyl-CoA dioxygenase family protein, whose protein sequence is MMTPEQRYLFDVTGYLHLENVMTDEELKAAQAAANEYINTPTEELPPGFDSSEKNLPNGFAFAKPLEALTMHRSTWPIIKELTNNKPQLMRGTMIADRAGASESEEGLRLHCAREDFGWHCNRYEVRNGRIFCDDFVVFPYLYDVHPGDGGLLVVPGTHKTFFDRPEHLYNNGRIKDADEIPEGVVNITPKAGDFVIISELLTHGALPWKPKDRYRCVLTLRYRPQHRGESRVPPEVRTRLSPETLELISQAGHYDTKEIVKKDVITLT
- a CDS encoding type I restriction enzyme HsdR N-terminal domain-containing protein, encoding MNDIQILREMLTPNIQVTLQPGQGRPSVQLTDLQSGATVEIKGIPPHSIVIRAEDFENPLTVFNGTKGERKRADFVIVSNDERGRKWIICIETQEMDAKLASHVVQQLKGAYCFITYCQCIGKSFWASDDFLNGYQYRFVSIVELNFNRSKRRTQPFQSMGQLHNRPEIFLKISRSPTVLFHKLIDPVF
- a CDS encoding ATP-binding protein yields the protein MTVKLKNIGILKQAEFSLGDLTLICGENNTGKTYAACVLFGFLKSWHQFIRFPISDAQIQRALTKQVKIELVPATDDLLTEACRKYTEQLDTIFAAPEGTFQKSEFYFMTDEIDIQGKQFNSLFTGLQSFLFSKGKGSEAAILTSRTTKKQEEKKIDTDSVKSFIDFVIIEHIFSGSLPRPFISSAERTGISTFRKELNFARSQLLKDMARADQQTDLRGLLSKAYQSYPSSIGTDVDFMGQLEDIAKSKSFIAKEHPEILEDFVDIIGGEYTITQNDQLYYIPKGTRLKLTMVESSSAVRSLLDLSFYLNCIAEKGDLLMIDEPELSLHPENQRRIARLFARLVNLGVKVFITTHSDYIVKELNTLIMLNHDKPHLKRVAEENGYQESELINADQVKVYVAEEKLMPLEEGQKRRRRGHTLVPAKIHPRFGIGVSSFDKTIDDMNRIQDEIVWGEE